The DNA segment GCTAAAGTCGCGGCGTGTTGCGGTGACGAATGAAGCGACTGAAAAGGGAAGGTCGGTGCTACGCGCTTGGCTTGTGCGGCAAGGCGCTGTGATGTCAGCCACGAAAAAGGCCGCGCCAACAACGCAATACGGACACTCCGCGCTTTGCGTGCCATCGCGCGTCGGAACGTCCCGAACCGTTCCGGTGTTGGTGTCAAAGATCAGCGTTTTTGCAGTGCCGGGTGTGCCGCACAATTGCAGCAAGACCTCGGAGTCCGCCAGGATCACATCCGCACGGGCGTCCGGTTGAAAGGCGATGCTGATCTGAACGGTCAGCAGAATAGAGAGACAGACGGCCCAAAAACCGCGCAAAGCTCTCATATTCCAAAAACGGTTCTCCATGAAAACGCGTATGTGATGAAGGTGAAACATTTGCAACGACAATGTGGACTGCGTCAGCATCTACACATGCAGATGTGTTGCTGAGACCACGCCACACACCACAGGATAGCATTGGCAATTTGGGCGCAATCTGCATATTTTAAAATACATAATCTTCATTATCAGATCAATTAACATCACCGGGTGCTCGCACTGTCGGCCAGAACAGGCCTATCGCCTCGACCGCAAGGTGGGTTTCCATGCGGATGGCGCAACACGAATGCGCGGCAGGTCGACGCGCGTGAATGATATCCACACACGCGCGCACAGTCAGAGTGTGCCTTAGGGTCTCATCCGCGTGATTCGCGCTTCATATGCGCA comes from the Celeribacter baekdonensis genome and includes:
- a CDS encoding DUF2946 family protein, which gives rise to MENRFWNMRALRGFWAVCLSILLTVQISIAFQPDARADVILADSEVLLQLCGTPGTAKTLIFDTNTGTVRDVPTRDGTQSAECPYCVVGAAFFVADITAPCRTSQARSTDLPFSVASFVTATRRDFSRSTRAPPLFV